A window of Castanea sativa cultivar Marrone di Chiusa Pesio chromosome 1, ASM4071231v1 contains these coding sequences:
- the LOC142621659 gene encoding DEAD-box ATP-dependent RNA helicase 45, with amino-acid sequence MDEGKHKSRREDSERSEVEDLKESKRSHRDRDRERDKERNGERHRDRDRDRDRVKKDRDSRRSEREKSSESDDKERNGERHRERDREKKDRDSRRSEREKSSESDEKERIGERHRDHEREKKDRDSRRSEREKSSDSDDKLDRNREKHRDRDKDKDRTRSRDDDRERERAREKKRERDREEREREREREREREREKEKRERAREKEREREREREKREREREERERERERERERREREREREKERERERRIRDREKHREADSDDGDDNHREHDRKRRRRDDDGYKDRDRERSNSRPRKHRVDSEESPRKKSTEDDSDKENKLTREEELKDEQRRLEEEMEKRRRRVQEWQETKRKNEEAEREKRGEGNAEEPMSGKTWTLEGESDDEEVPPMGKIETDMDMDENVSPIDIEVGDSMLVDTENGVASTSQNGADGDAGDEEIDPLDAFMNSMVLPEVEKLNNTLAPPNFDDTDVDSKNKPKKDELSNGEQPRKGSNKSMGRIMQGEDSESDYSDLEDDEDPVQEEDDDEFMKRVKKTKAEKLSVVDHSKIDYEPFRKNFYIEVKEIVKMTSEEVVAYRKELELKIHGKDVPKPIKTWHQTGLTSKILETIKKLEYESPMPIQAQALPIIMSGRDCIGIAKTGSGKTLAFVLPMLRHIKDQPPVVAGDGPIGLIMAPTRELVQQIHSDIKKFSKVLGIRCVPVYGGSGVAQQISELKRGTEIVVCTPGRMIDILCTSGGKITNLRRVTYLVMDEADRMFDMGFEPQITRIVQNIRPDRQTVLFSATFPRQVEILARKVLNKPVEIQVGGRSVVNKDITQLVEVRLENERFLRLLELLGEWYEKGKILIFVHSQEKCDALFRDLIKHGYPCLSLHGAKDQTDRESTISDFKSNVCNLLIATSIAARGLDVKELELVVNFDVPNHYEDYVHRVGRTGRAGRKGCAITFISEEDARYAPDLVKALELSEQAVPDDLKALADGFMAKVNQGLEQAHGTGYGGSGFKFNEEEDEVRRAAKKAQAKEYGFEEDKSDSDDDDDSIRKAGGDISQHTALAQIIAAASKVSTASTPMPTPVSAVQLLPNGGLPVTLPTIGLAIPGTTAAVSATGLPVVANDGAGAARAAAIAAALNLQKNLLKLQEVAMPEHYEAELEINDFPQNARWRVTHKETLGPISEWTGAAITTRGQYFPQGRIPGPGDRKLYLFIEGPTEQSVKRAKSELKRVLEDITNQGSQPNSAAQPGRYQVL; translated from the coding sequence ATGGATGAGGGGAAGCATAAATCTAGGAGGGAGGATTCGGAGAGGAGTGAGGTGGAGGATTTGAAGGAGTCGAAGCGGAGCCACCGTGATCGtgatagagaaagagataagGAGAGAAATGGGGAGAGACATAGGGACAGAGACAGGGACCGGGATAGGGTGAAGAAAGACCGTGATAGCAGGCGttctgagagagagaagagtagTGAATCTGATGACAAGGAGAGAAATGGGGAGAGACATAGGGAGCGGGATAGGGAGAAGAAGGACCGCGATAGCAGGCGttctgagagagagaagagtagTGAATCTGATGAGAAGGAGAGAATTGGGGAGAGGCATAGGGACCATGAGAGGGAGAAGAAGGACCGAGATAGTCGGCGttctgagagagagaagagtagTGATTCTGATGACAAGCTTGATAGAAATAGGGAGAAGCATAGAGACAGGGACAAGGATAAGGATAGGACACGAAGTCGGGACGAcgacagagaaagagagagagccagagaaaagaagagggaaagagacagggaagagagggagagagaaagggagagggagagggagagggaaagggagaaagagaagagggagagggcaagagagaaagaaagagagagggaaagagaaagggagaagAGGGAACGTGAGAGAGAAGAgcgagagagggagagagagagggaaagggAGAGGAGGGAgcgtgaaagagagagagagaaggagagagaaagagagaggaggaTACGGGATAGGGAGAAGCATCGAGAAGCCGATagtgatgatggtgatgataaTCATAGGGAGCATGATAGGAAGCGACGCAGGAGAGACGATGATGGTTACAAGGATAGAGATCGTGAACGGAGCAATAGCAGGCCTCGCAAGCACAGGGTTGATAGTGAAGAGAGCCCAAGAAAAAAGAGTACTGAGGATGATTCTGATAAGGAGAATAAATTGACCCGTGAAGAGGAGTTGAAGGATGAGCAGCGGAGATTGGAGGAGGAAATGGAAAAGCGGAGGAGGAGAGTGCAGGAGTGGCAGGAGacgaagagaaaaaatgaagaagctGAGAGAGAAAAGCGTGGGGAAGGGAATGCTGAGGAACCCATGTCTGGGAAGACCTGGACCCTTGAAGGAGAATCTGACGATGAAGAAGTACCTCCTATGGGGAAAATAGAGACAGATATGGACATGGATGAAAATGTCAGTCCTATTGACATTGAAGTTGGGGATTCAATGTTGGTTGATACTGAGAATGGAGTAGCATCCACTTCACAGAATGGGGCTGATGGTGATGCTGGGGATGAGGAAATTGATCCATTGGATGCCTTTATGAATTCTATGGTATTGCCTGAAGTTGAGAAGCTAAACAATACTTTGGCACCTCCAAATTTTGATGATACGGATGTGGACTCAAAGAATAAACCTAAGAAGGATGAATTAAGTAATGGTGAACAGCCAAGGAAAGGTTCAAATAAATCTATGGGGAGAATAATGCAGGGTGAAGATTCAGAGTCAGATTATAGTGACCTTGAGGATGATGAGGATCCTGTacaagaagaagatgatgatgagttCATGAAAAGGGTGAAGAAGACAAAAGCTGAGAAGCTTTCTGTAGTTGACCACTCTAAGATTGATTATGAACCGTTCCGGAAAAACTTCTATATTGAAGTGAAAGAGATCGTTAAGATGACTTCTGAAGAGGTTGTTGCTTACCGAAAAGAATTGGAATTGAAGATACATGGTAAGGATGTACCAAAGCCAATTAAAACCTGGCACCAAACAGGGCTTACGAGTAAAATCTTGGAGACAATAAAGAAGCTGGAATATGAAAGTCCAATGCCAATTCAAGCTCAGGCTCTGCCTATAATTATGAGTGGTCGAGACTGCATAGGCATTGCCAAAACTGGCTCAGGCAAAACCCTTGCATTTGTGCTGCCAATGTTGAGGCATATCAAGGACCAGCCACCTGTGGTAGCTGGAGATGGACCTATTGGGCTTATAATGGCACCTACAAGGGAGCTTGTACAGCAGATTCACAGTGATATAAAGAAGTTTTCCAAGGTACTTGGTATCAGGTGTGTGCCTGTGTATGGAGGTTCTGGTGTTGCTCAACAAATCAGTGAATTGAAGCGTGGTACAGAGATTGTTGTCTGTACTCCGGGTAGGATGATTGACATACTTTGCACAAGTGGGGGGAAAATTACAAATCTGCGTAGAGTCACATATTTGGTTATGGATGAAGCTGATCGGATGTTTGACATGGGTTTTGAGCCTCAAATTACTCGAATTGTTCAAAATATTCGGCCAGATCGCCAAACGGTACTCTTTTCTGCAACTTTCCCTCGTCAGGTAGAAATTTTGGCACGTAAAGTGTTAAACAAACCTGTGGAGATACAGGTTGGTGGGAGAAGTGTTGTGAACAAGGATATAACACAGTTGGTTGAGGTGAGGCTGGAAAATGAAAGGTTCTTAAGATTGCTAGAACTACTTGGGGAATGGTATGAGAaagggaaaattttaatttttgtccacTCGCAGGAGAAATGTGATGCTTTGTTCAGGGATCTCATCAAGCATGGTTATCCTTGCCTCTCGCTTCATGGGGCTAAGGACCAGACTGACCGTGAATCCACCATTTCTGATTTTAAGAGCAATGTCTGCAATTTGCTGATTGCTACAAGTATTGCTGCTAGGGGTTTAGATGTGAAGGAGCTTGAATTGGTGGTTAACTTTGACGTTCCAAACCACTATGAAGATTATGTCCATCGTGTTGGTCGTACAGGTCGAGCTGGTCGGAAAGGTTGTGCTATCACATTTATTTCTGAGGAAGATGCAAGATATGCACCTGATCTTGTAAAAGCATTGGAACTTTCTGAGCAAGCTGTTCCCGATGACCTGAAAGCTCTTGCTGATGGTTTTATGGCAAAAGTGAATCAGGGACTTGAGCAAGCCCATGGTACTGGTTATGGTGGAAGTGGTTTTAAATTTAATGAAGAGGAAGATGAGGTGAGGAGAGCTGCAAAGAAAGCACAGGCCAAAGAATATGGTTTTGAAGAAGACAAGTCAGATTCGGACGATGATGATGACAGTATACGGAAGGCAGGTGGTGACATATCCCAGCATACTGCCTTAGCTCAGATAATTGCTGCTGCCTCCAAAGTCAGTACTGCGAGTACACCTATGCCGACCCCTGTCTCTGCTGTACAACTGCTTCCCAACGGTGGACTACCTGTTACACTGCCAACAATTGGTCTAGCAATACCTGGAACAACGGCAGCGGTGTCTGCGACTGGCTTGCCTGTTGTTGCCAATGATGGAGCAGGGGCAGCTCGGGCAGCAGCAATTGCAGCGGCTCTCAACTTACAGAAAAATTTGTTGAAGCTTCAAGAAGTTGCTATGCCAGAACACTACGAAGCGGAGTTGGAGATAAATGATTTTCCCCAGAATGCTCGATGGAGGGTTACCCACAAGGAAACTTTGGGCCCAATTTCGGAGTGGACTGGAGCTGCTATTACTACGAGGGGGCAGTATTTCCCACAAGGTCGGATCCCAGGACCTGGCGACCGCAAGCTCTACTTGTTCATTGAGGGCCCTACTGAACAGTCTGTCAAGAGAGCTAAATCAGAATTAAAACGAGTTTTGGAAGACATCACAAACCAGGGATCACAACCAAACAGTGCAGCCCAACCTGGCAGATACCAAGTTTTATAA
- the LOC142621856 gene encoding protein PIN-LIKES 3-like, which translates to MGILELFITASIPVLKTLLITALGSYLALESVDILGEDARKHLNTVVFYVFNPALVSTNLAKTITSESMLKLWFMPINILITFIIGSLLGWILVVITRAPPHLRGLVVGCCAAGNLGNILLIMIPAICKEKGGPFGAPDVCHKFGMAYVSLSMAIGAIYLWSYVYNIVRLSSRRITIESGGKDISRESSTSDLGSCTEPLLSSTKEYSICEVPKEYSITEDHEEQHSVPCARTVTKSEVAIADKIKQKLAQLFKKINLKAIFAPSTTGAIVGFTVGLIPEIRKLLIGEVAPLRVIQDSASLLGDGAIPALTLIVGGNLLRGLHGSGISKSLIFGIVVVRYIALPLTGVLVIRGAHQIGLVHSDPLYQFILLLQYAVPPAMNIGVITQLFGTGESECSVIMLWTYSLASVSLTVWSTFFMWLVS; encoded by the exons ATGGGCATTTTGGAGCTCTTCATCACCGCATCAATTCCGGTGTTGAAAACGCTATTGATAACCGCACTAGGGTCTTATCTTGCCCTAGAAAGTGTTGATATCTTGGGGGAAGACGCTAGGAAGCATTTAAATACT GTAGTATTTTATGTATTCAATCCAGCCCTTGTGTCCACCAACCTTGCTAAAACAATAACGAGCGAGAGCATGCTTAAGTT GTGGTTCATGCCAATCAATATCCTCATCACATTTATTATTGGCTCATTACTTGGATGGATTCTTGTCGTAATTACAAGAGCCCCTCCACACCTGAGAGGCCTTGTAGTGGGTTGTTGTGCTGCAG gaaatttGGGGAACATTCTTCTTATTATGATCCCAGctatttgtaaagaaaaaggaGGGCCATTTGGAGCTCCTGATGTCTGTCATAAGTTTGGAATGGCTTATGTTTCACTTTCAATGGCG ATAGGAGCCATTTATTTGTGGTCTTATGTGTATAACATTGTTCGGCTATCTTCAAGGAGAATCACCATAGAATCCGGAGGAAAGGACATCTCTAGAGAATCCTCCACCTCAGACCTGGGGAGTTGCACGGAGCCACTACTTTCTTCCACCAAGGAATACTCTATATGTGAGGTCCCCAAGGAGTACTCAATAACTGAGGACCATGAAGAGCAACATTCAGTGCCCTGCGCTAGAACTGTAACAAAATCTGAG GTTGCAATCGCAgataaaataaagcaaaagttaGCACAGCTGTTTAAAAAGATTAATCTGAAGGCAATATTTGCACCTTCAACAACTGGAGCG ATTGTTGGGTTCACGGTTGGACTCATCCCTGAGATCCGAAAGTTATTGATTGGTGAAGTTGCTCCTCTTCGTGTGATCCAAGACTCTGCTTCCTTGTTGGG TGATGGAGCCATCCCAGCTCTCACTCTAATAGTAGGTGGAAATCTTCTCAGAG gttTGCATGGGTCAGGAATTAGTAAATCCCTCATCTTTGGCATTGTAGTTGTTCGTTATATAGCTCTGCCTCTGACAGGGGTTCTCGTCATTAGAGGTGCACATCAAATTGGTTTGGTGCATTCTGATCCATTGTATCAGTTTATTCTTCTGCTCCAATATGCAGTCCCTCCTGCTATGAACATAG GAGTTATCACTCAATTGTTTGGAACCGGAGAGAGTGAATGTTCTGTAATCATGCTGTGGACTTATTCCTTGGCTTCAGTGTCACTTACTGTTTGGTCAACCTTCTTCATGTGGCTTGTGTCTTGA